In Argopecten irradians isolate NY chromosome 11, Ai_NY, whole genome shotgun sequence, one DNA window encodes the following:
- the LOC138335291 gene encoding oxaloacetate tautomerase fahd2, mitochondrial-like has product MFRRGVTAGVEVLSRGYCNKTSSAMRLLQFLRDGKSFVGVETAPGGDIVDLSQVKPALPSDMRSFIEGGQASIQAAQSAVDSGQYKVPRSEVKVTAPIFNPDKVLCIGMNYKDHCEEQGAPVPEVPVIFNKFPSCIIGPTDDLHFPEETQQLDWEVELTIVIGKEAKKVKESEGMDYIYGYTVAHDVSARDWQLGAGRNGGQWVIGKAMDDFCPLGPVIVTKEGIKDPHNLALRCLVNGVVKQDSNTNQLVHRSAAMVAFISRFMTLKPGDLILTGTPPGVGVFRKPPEFLKRGDVVECEIEGIGSVVNKVV; this is encoded by the exons ATGTTCCGTAGGGGTGTTACGGCCGGGGTCGAAGTCTTGAGTCGTGGCTATTGCAACAAAACTTCCTCAGCAATGAGACTCTTACAGTTTTTGCGTGATGGGAAATCTTTCGTGGGGGTGGAGACCGCTCCCGGGGGTGACATTGTCGACCTGTCACAAGTAAAACCTGCACTGCCTTCCGACATGAGAAGTTTTATTGAGGGTGGACAAGCTAGCATCCAGGCGGCTCAAAG TGCTGTAGACAGTGGTCAGTACAAAGTGCCAAGGTCAGAGGTGAAGGTCACTGCCCCGATCTTTAACCCTGACAAGGTGTTGTGTATTGGGATGAACTATAAAGATCACTGTGAGGAGCAGGGAGCACCTGTCCCTGAGGTTCCTGTCATCTTTAACAAATTCCCCAGCTGTATCATAGGTCCCACAGACGACTTACACTTCCCAGAGGAGACACAG CAACTAGATTGGGAGGTGGAGTTGACCATTGTCATCGGCAAAGAGGCCAAGAAAGTAAAA GAGTCGGAGGGAATGGACTACATATATGGCTATACAGTAGCTCATGATGTCAGCGCTAGGGACTGGCAACTGGGGGCTGGACGTAATGGTGGTCAATGGGTCATTGGGAAGGCCATGGACGACTTCTGTCCACTCGGACCGGTCATTGTGACCAAGGAGGGCATTAAAG ATCCACACAACCTAGCCCTGAGGTGTCTGGTCAATGGTGTGGTCAAACAGGACAGTAATACCAATCAGCTGGTCCACCGGTCAGCTGCCATGGTAGCCTTTATATCAAG ATTTATGACATTAAAACCTGGTGACCTGATCCTGACTGGAACGCCTCCTGGAGTTGGAGTATTTAGGAAACCACCAGAGTTCCTGAAG AGAGGTGACGTGGTGGAGTGTGAAATTGAGGGGATCGGCAGCGTTGTCAACAAGGTTGTGTAG